In Leptospira harrisiae, a genomic segment contains:
- the topA gene encoding type I DNA topoisomerase — protein MASYLDKDWVVVATKGHIKDLPAKSYGINFQNSFEPEYEWLKGKKTVFSAIKTQAKSASVIYIASDPDREGEIIAKHCFDELVKLKKPMFRLRLKEISKAEVGRQIQLKLGLDSAEIESQIARRVVDRIFGFEVSPDLWKHLKISSLSAGRVQSTVLHWICEREKEIQNFTKEIYYQLKLQGNIFGESVELDHQTKDKLDSKSIQKVLTDIEIIPEPTRLKELLISQIKKKNIKRNPPPAFSTASLLEMSFRVLGFDSKKTMKIAQMLFEGKRIGSGERIGLITYMRTDSTRVSDEKRRLGENYLKNEYPGLVFSGETSIKKQKKYSQDAHEAVIPINPGFEPNSIKSYLSADELKLYTLIWERFLVSLMNPELGEEFIYEFQKGEFVFIFKNEFISDSGFKSFGKNTSKKISRMLNWKVGDPFLYESYSIEEKQTEPPVRYTQGKLVQKMEDTGVGRPSTYGTILETLKTRKYIVEYQKSIGPTALGLKVDDYLFLNFHDLIGESFTKDLEQKLDQITENKESRINLIQNFYNELIRLLRSPRIKNNFLSSSNAEKNSFTKDPLSANQKLPSKKMKTNPNSSVPFPGQTNIKICPVCKEGSVKTKLGKKGKTIYFCSRYPHCDYITYES, from the coding sequence ATTGCTTCTTATTTAGATAAGGATTGGGTTGTTGTTGCTACTAAGGGTCATATCAAAGACCTTCCTGCTAAATCCTACGGGATCAATTTTCAAAATTCATTTGAACCTGAATATGAGTGGTTAAAAGGAAAAAAAACAGTTTTTTCCGCAATTAAAACCCAAGCAAAATCTGCATCTGTTATCTATATCGCAAGTGACCCTGATCGAGAAGGGGAAATTATCGCCAAACATTGTTTTGATGAACTTGTAAAACTGAAAAAACCGATGTTTCGCCTTCGATTAAAAGAAATCTCCAAAGCAGAAGTAGGTCGTCAGATCCAACTAAAACTTGGTTTGGATTCGGCGGAAATTGAATCACAAATTGCTAGACGGGTTGTTGATCGCATCTTTGGATTTGAAGTTTCGCCTGATTTATGGAAACACTTGAAAATTTCTTCTTTATCTGCGGGAAGAGTCCAGTCCACAGTCTTACACTGGATTTGTGAAAGAGAAAAAGAAATTCAAAACTTCACCAAAGAAATTTACTATCAGTTAAAATTGCAAGGAAACATTTTTGGCGAATCTGTAGAGTTAGACCACCAAACGAAAGATAAGTTAGATTCTAAATCGATTCAAAAAGTTCTTACTGATATAGAAATCATACCTGAACCAACTCGGTTAAAAGAACTTCTAATATCGCAAATCAAAAAGAAAAATATCAAAAGAAATCCTCCTCCTGCATTTTCTACTGCAAGTTTACTGGAAATGAGTTTTCGTGTTTTAGGTTTTGATTCCAAAAAAACTATGAAAATTGCCCAGATGTTATTTGAGGGAAAACGAATTGGTTCTGGAGAAAGAATCGGCCTAATTACCTATATGCGTACAGATAGTACCCGAGTATCTGATGAAAAACGTAGATTAGGAGAAAATTATTTAAAAAATGAATACCCTGGACTTGTGTTTTCGGGTGAGACCAGTATTAAAAAACAAAAAAAATATTCACAGGATGCGCATGAAGCTGTCATTCCAATAAATCCAGGTTTTGAGCCAAACTCAATTAAGTCCTATTTATCTGCAGATGAACTGAAACTATATACTTTGATTTGGGAGAGATTTTTGGTTTCTTTGATGAATCCAGAGTTAGGTGAAGAATTTATTTATGAATTTCAGAAAGGAGAATTTGTTTTTATTTTTAAAAATGAATTTATATCAGATTCCGGATTTAAATCATTTGGGAAAAATACTTCGAAAAAGATTTCGAGAATGTTAAATTGGAAAGTTGGAGATCCTTTTTTATATGAGTCATATTCGATAGAGGAAAAACAAACAGAACCGCCGGTTCGTTACACGCAAGGTAAATTGGTGCAGAAGATGGAAGATACAGGAGTCGGTAGACCTTCCACTTATGGAACCATTCTTGAAACCTTAAAAACCAGGAAATACATTGTAGAATACCAGAAGTCTATTGGACCAACTGCCCTTGGATTGAAAGTGGATGATTATCTTTTTTTAAACTTTCACGATCTGATTGGAGAATCTTTTACCAAAGACTTAGAACAAAAATTAGACCAAATCACTGAAAACAAAGAATCAAGAATCAATTTAATTCAAAATTTTTATAATGAATTGATTCGGTTATTACGAAGTCCAAGAATAAAAAACAATTTTCTCTCATCTTCTAATGCTGAAAAAAATTCTTTTACCAAGGATCCTCTTTCGGCAAACCAAAAACTTCCATCAAAAAAAATGAAAACAAATCCAAATTCTAGTGTTCCTTTTCCTGGCCAAACGAATATAAAAATTTGTCCAGTTTGTAAGGAAGGTTCAGTAAAAACTAAACTTGGTAAAAAAGGAAAAACCATTTATTTTTGCTCACGATACCCGCATTGTGACTACATCACCTATGAATCATAA
- the hemH gene encoding ferrochelatase, giving the protein MNHKEKKTLILVNLGGPRTTDEIEVFLTDLFTDPFVFDLPLPEFLRLSLARFIAKKRTPKVKRTYESMGFGGGSPLVSETEKQAKVLEKILNEKTTIDWTVKVAMTCGFPHIRNPEFEKPSSNTIYLPLYPQYSRSTVLSTLNHLEKKFHECPVGSGGYVPTFADDPKYHQISARFILDFFSGNLQETDYLHFPKQKQTADWRNLDIVFSAHGVPMRLIQKGDRYMQEIESSVLGITEELRSHGFVGKSHISYQSKVGPAKWTTPSSINMIETLGKEGKSIAVFPISFVSDHLETLEEIGEQFKEIALESGAKSFIRIPAFGIYPPFMEYLAERVLLVDKSISQCLCKKMGGESLSTCRFKQ; this is encoded by the coding sequence ATGAATCATAAAGAAAAGAAAACGCTCATCCTTGTGAATTTGGGTGGGCCTCGGACCACAGATGAAATCGAAGTTTTTTTAACGGATTTATTCACAGATCCTTTTGTTTTCGATTTGCCTTTGCCAGAATTTTTACGCTTATCTCTGGCTCGATTCATTGCCAAAAAAAGAACTCCTAAAGTGAAAAGAACATATGAATCCATGGGATTTGGCGGTGGTTCTCCTTTGGTTTCGGAAACAGAAAAACAAGCCAAGGTTTTGGAAAAAATCTTAAACGAAAAAACAACAATCGATTGGACAGTCAAAGTGGCAATGACATGTGGTTTCCCGCATATTAGAAATCCTGAATTTGAAAAACCAAGTTCTAATACGATCTATCTTCCGTTATACCCTCAATATTCTCGTTCTACAGTTCTTTCTACCCTAAACCATTTAGAAAAAAAATTCCATGAATGCCCTGTTGGTAGTGGAGGATATGTTCCAACCTTTGCAGACGATCCCAAATACCACCAAATCTCTGCTAGGTTTATCCTTGATTTTTTTTCAGGTAATTTACAAGAAACTGACTATCTGCATTTCCCAAAACAAAAACAGACCGCCGACTGGAGAAATTTAGACATAGTTTTTTCAGCTCATGGAGTTCCTATGCGTTTGATTCAGAAAGGGGATCGGTATATGCAGGAAATTGAATCTTCTGTTTTGGGGATCACAGAAGAACTGAGGTCCCATGGTTTCGTTGGAAAATCGCATATATCTTATCAAAGTAAAGTTGGGCCGGCAAAGTGGACCACACCAAGTTCCATAAACATGATAGAAACCTTAGGAAAAGAAGGAAAATCAATCGCTGTATTTCCTATTAGTTTTGTTAGTGATCACTTAGAAACGTTAGAAGAAATAGGTGAACAATTTAAAGAAATTGCCTTAGAATCAGGAGCAAAATCATTTATTCGAATTCCGGCATTTGGTATTTATCCGCCTTTTATGGAGTATTTAGCTGAGAGAGTATTGTTGGTAGATAAATCTATCAGTCAATGTTTATGTAAAAAAATGGGTGGGGAATCACTCTCTACTTGTCGATTCAAACAGTGA
- a CDS encoding protoporphyrinogen/coproporphyrinogen oxidase, which translates to MREHIHIIGGGITGLFLAYHHTKKGDSVTLYEQSEKLGGVIGTKTVDEGLIELAANGILLTDEMKPMLDDIGLTPVFPNKAAKRRYFWVNGNLSRLPISIITGLKLLYVIFFKKIKFSETQNFETWAIQMFGISVTKNIIEPAIGGVYGTRLDSLQAESIFSHWDGSGKNTILKEIKKKKGKSLGTISFPNGMGDLVSHLVKYLESKIEFKTNYQMQTFDEILEWKGKIRFCISLKNLIPFLGNRIQPNELPNLLSITTITRFGNSHLTKKPCFGVLFAKNEGIRALGVLSNSDIFPNRTKNGLHSETWIYPETAKVSDKETWESILETDREQITKLPEPPKAVYVTSWNGVFPAYDGKLFEFNQRIDVIERELSSKGINIRFFGNYRKGIGLRSLFESTSRE; encoded by the coding sequence ATGAGAGAACATATCCATATTATTGGCGGTGGAATCACTGGGTTATTCCTAGCATATCACCATACAAAAAAAGGTGACTCAGTAACTTTATATGAACAGTCAGAAAAGTTAGGTGGAGTGATAGGAACAAAAACTGTTGACGAAGGTTTAATCGAATTAGCAGCCAATGGCATTTTACTTACAGATGAAATGAAACCAATGTTAGATGATATTGGATTAACCCCCGTTTTCCCTAACAAAGCTGCCAAAAGAAGATATTTTTGGGTAAATGGAAATTTATCCAGATTACCTATTTCCATTATAACTGGTTTAAAACTTTTATATGTTATTTTTTTTAAAAAAATAAAGTTCAGTGAAACTCAAAACTTCGAAACCTGGGCAATCCAAATGTTTGGTATATCGGTAACAAAAAATATCATTGAACCAGCTATAGGTGGAGTTTACGGAACAAGACTTGATTCACTCCAAGCAGAATCGATTTTTTCTCATTGGGACGGCTCAGGAAAAAATACAATCTTAAAAGAAATCAAAAAGAAAAAAGGAAAATCACTCGGAACTATATCCTTTCCTAACGGGATGGGTGATCTTGTATCCCATTTGGTCAAATACTTAGAATCAAAAATAGAATTCAAAACAAACTACCAGATGCAGACTTTCGATGAAATCTTAGAATGGAAAGGTAAAATTAGATTTTGTATTTCCTTAAAAAATCTAATCCCATTTCTAGGAAATCGAATCCAACCAAATGAATTGCCCAACCTACTTTCAATAACAACCATTACCAGATTTGGAAACTCTCACCTAACAAAGAAACCATGTTTTGGAGTCTTATTTGCCAAAAACGAAGGTATCAGAGCACTCGGTGTTTTATCCAATTCGGATATTTTTCCAAATCGCACAAAAAATGGCCTCCACTCCGAAACATGGATTTATCCAGAAACTGCGAAAGTTTCCGATAAAGAAACTTGGGAATCCATTTTAGAAACTGATCGTGAACAAATCACAAAATTACCTGAACCACCGAAAGCAGTATACGTTACTTCGTGGAATGGTGTATTTCCGGCTTACGATGGAAAATTATTCGAATTCAATCAGCGAATAGATGTTATAGAAAGAGAATTATCATCGAAAGGAATCAATATTCGTTTTTTCGGCAACTATCGAAAAGGAATCGGACTTAGATCACTGTTTGAATCGACAAGTAGAGAGTGA
- the hemN gene encoding oxygen-independent coproporphyrinogen III oxidase yields MKRLLEKYDTPAPRYTSYPTVPYWTDSPTLDECIQSLDTYLSPKDSKLAIYLHIPFCETLCTFCGCNTSITKNHTVEEPYVTALKNELQLYSEKVQSLNGKQLSELHLGGGSPTYLSDYNLQSTIEYILNKLNPTEEPQYSIEVDPRRTRISQLKLLQKLGFRRISLGVQDFDPKVQRLVNRIQPFELTENITLEARSLGFDSINFDLIYGLPKQTLDSMQYSIEKTLELKPDRIAFYSYAHVPWIKASQRLFTEKDLPEPTLKRDLYEMGRTLLEKEGYREIGMDHFALPHDKLWKAFNTNKLHRNFMGYSDSKTDVMLGLGSSSISETPNLFFQNQKLEMKYRKSILDGTIPILRGHKLTQSDQSRKQLILDLMTSWKVNVPSEMKSHVFQFLQEMESDQLVHWQGETLTVTDLGKPFLRIVAMAFDEKLQLSQPTKPVFSKAI; encoded by the coding sequence ATGAAACGTTTACTCGAAAAATATGATACACCTGCACCAAGATACACGAGTTATCCGACAGTTCCATACTGGACTGACTCACCCACATTGGATGAATGTATTCAATCATTAGATACATACCTTTCGCCTAAAGATTCTAAATTAGCAATTTATCTTCACATTCCTTTTTGCGAAACATTATGCACATTTTGTGGCTGTAATACTTCAATCACAAAGAATCATACTGTCGAAGAACCCTATGTCACTGCTCTTAAAAACGAATTACAATTATATTCAGAAAAGGTACAAAGTTTAAACGGGAAACAATTAAGCGAACTTCACTTAGGTGGCGGAAGCCCCACTTACCTATCCGATTACAATCTACAATCAACTATCGAATATATTTTAAATAAATTAAACCCGACGGAAGAACCACAATATTCGATTGAAGTGGATCCAAGAAGAACAAGAATTTCTCAACTTAAACTTTTGCAGAAATTAGGATTTCGAAGGATTAGTTTGGGAGTTCAAGATTTTGATCCAAAAGTGCAAAGATTAGTCAACCGAATCCAACCTTTTGAACTCACAGAAAATATTACCTTAGAAGCTAGATCTCTTGGATTTGATTCCATCAATTTCGATTTAATTTATGGTTTACCTAAACAAACTTTAGATTCCATGCAGTATTCCATAGAAAAAACTTTGGAATTAAAACCTGATCGAATCGCATTTTATTCTTATGCCCATGTACCATGGATTAAAGCTTCACAAAGATTATTCACTGAAAAAGACCTCCCTGAACCCACTTTAAAACGGGATCTCTACGAAATGGGTAGAACATTGTTAGAAAAAGAAGGTTATCGCGAAATCGGAATGGACCATTTTGCTTTGCCTCATGATAAACTTTGGAAAGCGTTTAATACAAACAAACTCCATAGAAATTTTATGGGTTATAGTGATTCAAAAACTGATGTGATGTTGGGACTTGGCTCCTCTTCCATTTCTGAAACTCCAAATTTATTTTTCCAAAATCAAAAATTAGAAATGAAATATCGTAAATCTATTTTGGATGGAACCATTCCCATACTTCGAGGACATAAATTAACCCAATCAGACCAATCAAGAAAGCAGTTAATTTTAGATTTAATGACGTCTTGGAAAGTAAACGTTCCAAGTGAAATGAAATCTCACGTTTTTCAATTCTTACAAGAAATGGAATCTGACCAATTGGTTCATTGGCAAGGTGAAACATTGACAGTAACAGATTTGGGAAAACCTTTTTTACGAATTGTGGCAATGGCCTTTGATGAAAAATTGCAACTAAGCCAACCAACAAAACCTGTATTCTCAAAAGCAATATGA
- a CDS encoding uroporphyrinogen decarboxylase family protein: MITTLYRNEKFGNAIHLVPQSVPPIWFMRQAGRYHSHYRKMKETYSFMDLCKQPELAAEVALGPVKEFGFDVSILFSDLLFPLEALGMGLTYDPGPKLSFSLTSENDLKRLKSSEEAIEGLKFQKEAVIRTREVLPNDVSLIGFVGGPFTLMTYASIGKHDGNLSFIKTNQNFVDKFYSILVPLLKENIELQLKGGAEVVMIFDTAAGMLDPYNFNRYVVEPISEFAKKFPKQIGYYAKNTTEEQLRQIYEIPNLVGFGVDHRFSIKQTLKTFGGKGFIQGNFDQELLFADPITLKQKIREYLMPIKELDPEERKGWVSGLGHGVLQFTPENSIHLLIDETRKVFSE; this comes from the coding sequence ATGATAACGACTTTATATAGAAATGAAAAATTTGGAAATGCCATTCATCTAGTCCCACAATCCGTTCCTCCAATTTGGTTTATGCGCCAAGCGGGAAGATACCACTCTCATTACCGCAAAATGAAAGAAACATATAGCTTTATGGATTTATGCAAACAACCGGAACTTGCAGCAGAAGTCGCTCTTGGACCAGTCAAAGAATTTGGTTTTGATGTCAGCATTTTGTTTTCTGATCTACTTTTTCCTTTAGAGGCACTCGGTATGGGGCTAACTTATGATCCAGGTCCAAAACTTTCCTTTTCTCTCACTTCGGAAAATGATTTGAAACGTTTAAAATCTTCAGAAGAAGCAATCGAAGGACTTAAGTTCCAAAAAGAAGCAGTTATTCGAACCAGAGAAGTTTTACCGAATGATGTTTCGCTTATTGGATTTGTTGGTGGTCCATTTACATTAATGACCTATGCAAGTATAGGAAAACATGATGGGAACCTTTCCTTCATAAAAACGAATCAAAACTTTGTTGATAAGTTCTATTCGATTTTAGTTCCTCTGTTAAAGGAAAATATTGAATTACAACTGAAAGGTGGCGCAGAGGTAGTGATGATCTTTGATACAGCTGCTGGTATGTTAGATCCCTACAACTTCAATCGTTATGTAGTAGAACCAATTTCGGAATTTGCGAAAAAGTTTCCAAAACAAATTGGTTATTATGCTAAAAATACAACGGAAGAACAGTTAAGACAAATTTACGAAATTCCAAATCTTGTTGGTTTTGGTGTCGACCATCGTTTTTCTATCAAACAAACCTTAAAAACTTTCGGTGGAAAAGGATTTATCCAAGGTAACTTTGACCAAGAACTTCTATTTGCAGATCCGATCACTCTGAAACAAAAAATCAGAGAATATCTTATGCCAATCAAAGAATTAGATCCAGAAGAGAGAAAGGGATGGGTTTCTGGCCTTGGCCATGGAGTTTTACAATTTACACCTGAAAACTCAATCCACCTCCTTATTGATGAAACAAGAAAGGTATTTAGTGAATGA
- the hemL gene encoding glutamate-1-semialdehyde 2,1-aminomutase gives MNSEELFLRSKKVVPGGVHSPVRSFASVGGTPIFFSEANGAYLKSVEGKQYIDYCLSFGPLLFGHRNPEIQEVVEDTVNKAWSFGACEPYSLELAEFITSRIPWVEKIRFVNSGTEAVMSALRVARAATGRSKILKFDGCYHGHLDQLLVKAGSGLAGLSSSDSKGIGPEIIQNTLVLPLDDEIALEKLFQEHGNEIACLTIEPIPANYGLLPQRIEFLKKCRELTSKYGALLLFDEVISGFRVSFQGMAGLTGIVPDLICYGKIIGGGFPVGAYAGKRDLMDLVAPNGPVYQAGTLSANPIGMRAGLKTLTKAWNENPYPELETKTKKLTSGILKLLEEAGENDWEAVTFGSLFWLKGKTKEPIRTIANIPNDHKTKFAVFFHKLLNTGVYLAPSGYEVGFLSTAHSDEVIEETLTKTKQALQEKK, from the coding sequence ATGAATTCAGAAGAACTTTTTCTTCGTTCCAAAAAAGTTGTTCCCGGCGGAGTCCATAGTCCTGTTCGATCCTTCGCATCAGTAGGTGGCACACCCATTTTTTTTAGTGAAGCAAATGGCGCCTACTTAAAGTCAGTTGAAGGAAAACAATATATCGACTATTGTTTAAGTTTTGGTCCACTACTCTTCGGCCATAGAAATCCAGAAATTCAAGAAGTAGTGGAAGATACAGTAAACAAAGCATGGTCTTTTGGTGCATGCGAACCCTACTCTTTGGAACTTGCTGAGTTCATTACTAGTCGCATTCCATGGGTCGAAAAGATTCGATTTGTAAACTCAGGAACAGAAGCCGTGATGAGTGCACTACGAGTGGCAAGAGCTGCAACTGGTAGAAGTAAAATATTAAAATTTGACGGATGTTATCATGGTCACCTTGACCAATTGCTAGTAAAAGCTGGTTCTGGACTTGCTGGTCTAAGTTCGAGCGATAGCAAAGGGATTGGTCCCGAAATCATCCAAAATACCCTTGTACTACCGTTAGATGATGAAATTGCATTAGAAAAACTGTTTCAAGAACACGGGAATGAAATCGCATGTTTAACGATTGAACCTATCCCTGCAAATTATGGACTTCTTCCCCAAAGAATTGAATTCTTAAAAAAATGTAGAGAACTCACAAGTAAATATGGCGCATTACTTTTGTTTGATGAGGTGATTTCAGGTTTTAGAGTATCCTTCCAAGGTATGGCAGGTCTCACGGGAATTGTGCCCGATCTTATTTGTTACGGTAAAATCATTGGTGGTGGATTTCCAGTCGGAGCTTATGCAGGAAAAAGAGATTTAATGGATTTGGTAGCACCAAATGGTCCAGTGTATCAAGCAGGCACTTTATCAGCGAATCCAATTGGAATGCGTGCTGGCTTAAAAACATTAACAAAAGCTTGGAACGAAAATCCTTATCCAGAGTTAGAAACAAAAACAAAAAAACTCACTTCCGGAATTCTAAAGTTATTAGAAGAAGCAGGTGAAAATGATTGGGAAGCCGTAACTTTTGGAAGTTTATTTTGGTTGAAAGGAAAAACAAAGGAACCCATTCGAACTATAGCTAATATTCCTAACGATCATAAGACAAAATTTGCAGTTTTTTTTCATAAACTTCTTAATACGGGAGTGTATCTAGCACCAAGCGGATACGAAGTTGGTTTTTTATCAACAGCCCATAGCGACGAAGTCATCGAAGAAACCTTAACAAAAACCAAACAAGCGCTACAGGAAAAAAAATGA
- the hemB gene encoding porphobilinogen synthase, translating into MKKQTLRLRSNQYLRNLGETGSLNVKKMIQPLFLAEGITEKEPIKGLPGVFRDTDKSILTQIESDLKSGVSQFLLFMVPKDKSDTSFPKNFYHSNINLIKKTFPNMFLWLDTCICSVTTTGHCCHFHKSGTIDLDLTLRRLSDLALIYADAGADGIAPSDMMDGRVGSHRKILDANGHTMIPIMSYSTKFKSNFYGPFRGAADSSPQFGDRSGYQLDVRDRDTAIHTSIRDKEEGADLLMVKPGMTAIDLIGPIKEKTGLPTGAYQVSGEYASLLYLANEGFLNFEDGLKETWDVFRRAGSSYLITYGARIAQRLYS; encoded by the coding sequence ATGAAAAAACAAACACTCCGATTACGTTCCAACCAATATTTAAGAAACTTAGGTGAGACAGGTTCATTGAACGTAAAAAAAATGATCCAACCACTTTTCTTGGCAGAAGGAATTACTGAAAAGGAACCAATCAAAGGATTACCTGGCGTATTCCGTGATACAGATAAATCAATATTAACGCAAATTGAATCTGATTTAAAATCCGGTGTATCACAGTTTTTATTATTTATGGTGCCTAAGGATAAATCAGATACTAGTTTTCCAAAAAACTTTTATCATTCGAATATCAATCTTATAAAAAAAACATTCCCAAATATGTTTCTCTGGTTGGATACTTGCATCTGTTCGGTGACAACTACCGGACATTGTTGTCACTTCCACAAATCTGGGACCATTGATCTCGATTTAACTTTAAGACGTTTATCCGACCTTGCACTGATTTATGCTGATGCAGGAGCCGACGGAATTGCGCCAAGTGATATGATGGACGGACGAGTGGGATCTCATCGAAAGATCTTGGATGCCAATGGACATACAATGATACCAATTATGAGTTATTCCACAAAATTCAAAAGTAACTTTTATGGACCATTCCGTGGTGCAGCAGATTCATCTCCTCAATTTGGAGACCGAAGTGGTTACCAACTTGATGTTCGCGACCGTGACACAGCAATCCACACTTCTATCCGAGACAAAGAAGAAGGAGCAGATTTACTCATGGTAAAGCCGGGAATGACTGCAATTGATCTCATTGGACCTATCAAAGAAAAAACAGGACTACCCACAGGTGCTTACCAAGTAAGCGGAGAATATGCGAGTCTTTTATATCTAGCCAACGAAGGATTTTTAAATTTTGAAGATGGATTAAAGGAAACTTGGGATGTCTTTCGTAGAGCAGGTTCTTCTTATTTAATTACATATGGTGCAAGAATTGCACAAAGGTTGTATTCATGA